The nucleotide window CCGCGCCGGCCGCCGGAAGGGGGAAGGGGGAACCGGTGACGCCCTCGAGCGACATGTCCGGCGGCGATCCCGCCGGCCTGAGCCCTCCCGGCGTAGTCCGTTCCTCCCAGACGTGGTAAGGGAATGCCGGGCGCGATGGCGCCTCCCCGAGCGCCCCGCCGATGGCGTGGCGCGCCAGCTCGTTCAGGTCGCGGGGATACCGGAAACGGACCTCCGTCTTCGCCGGGTGGACGTTGACGTCGACCTCCCCCGGACTGCAGGTGACGAACAGGTAGAGGACGGGGAGGCGGTCGCCGGGCAGGATCCCCCGGTACGCCTCCCGAACCGCCGCGTAGAGGCCGCGGTCGCGGAACCGCCGGCCGTTGACGAAGAACCAGAGACCGCCCGCCCCCGCGCGGGAAACCTGGGGTAGCCCCGCCCAGCCGAAGATCCGGAAGAATGCGGAGGAGACGTCCACGGGGACAAGGTATTGCCCGTCGTCGCCCGCGTGACGCTTCGCGCGGTCCAGGGCGGACTCGCGGCTCTCGTACACGAACGCCCCGCGGGGATCGATGAACCGGAAGGAGATCCCCTCGCCGGGAATCGCGACGCCGTGGAACACCTCCCACAGGCGCAACATCTCGGTGCGCTCGCTTTTCAGGAACTTCCGGCGGGCGGGGACGTTCTCGAAGAGCCCCGAGACGGTAACGGTCGTCCCCGGGGGAGCGCCCGCCTCGCGGACGGAGAGGATCGTTCCCCCCTCCACCACCAGTTCCGTCCCGCTTCGCTCTTCCCCGGGCCTCGTGACGACGGAGACCCGCGCCACCGAGGCGATCGAGGGGAGCGCCTCGCCGCGGAACCCGAAGGAGCCGATCCGCTCGAGGTCGTCCGCCGAGGCGATCTTGCTCGTCGTGTGCCGGCGCACCGCGAGCTCCGTCTCCTCGCGGGACATGCCGCACCCGTCGTCGGTGACGCGGAGGGAGAACGGGAAGGGACCCGAGACGTGCGCCTCCACGCTCCCCGCACCGGAGTCGACGGCGTTTTCGAGCAGCTCCTTGAGGACCGACGCGGGGCGTTCGACCACCTCCCCCGCGGCAATCCGGTTGACGACGTCGTCCGGCAGCGGCCGGATGCGGGAGGTCAACTACTTCCCACCCTTGCGGCGGCGGGGAACGCCGGGAAGATCCTCCCCGATGCGGATCTCGGCGCGGCGGATCCCCGACACCTTCTCCGCGAAGTCCGCGCGGAGCGCCTCCGTTCCTTTCTCCCCCATCAACGCGCGGGAGATCCGCTTCCCCTCCTCGACGCCGGGCTGGTCGAACGGGTCGACCCCGGCGCACGTACCCGCGATCGCCGTCACCCATTGCCAGAAGTGGAGGAACGCGCCGACGTGCTCCTCGTCGCGCTTTCCGATCTCCATTCGCACGATGGGGCGTCCCGCGCTCCACAGCGCGCCGATCGTCCCCTCGAACTCCGCGTCGAAGAGATCCCGCAGCGGTCGGCCGCCGAGCATCGCCATGTCCGGGGCGAACCCCGCCTTCGGCACGTTCCCCTTCTCCCTTCCCGTCATCCACCGGACGAAGGTGAAGACCTTGTCCGCGGGGCCGTCCTGGTAGAGCTGAAGCTGGGAGTGCTGGTCGGTGACGCCCACCGCGCGCGCGGGGGTCTGTCCGACGGGGGCGCGGCCCTCGCGCTCCTTCCCCAGGCTCTCCCCCCAGAGC belongs to Deltaproteobacteria bacterium and includes:
- the mutL gene encoding DNA mismatch repair endonuclease MutL, with the protein product MTSRIRPLPDDVVNRIAAGEVVERPASVLKELLENAVDSGAGSVEAHVSGPFPFSLRVTDDGCGMSREETELAVRRHTTSKIASADDLERIGSFGFRGEALPSIASVARVSVVTRPGEERSGTELVVEGGTILSVREAGAPPGTTVTVSGLFENVPARRKFLKSERTEMLRLWEVFHGVAIPGEGISFRFIDPRGAFVYESRESALDRAKRHAGDDGQYLVPVDVSSAFFRIFGWAGLPQVSRAGAGGLWFFVNGRRFRDRGLYAAVREAYRGILPGDRLPVLYLFVTCSPGEVDVNVHPAKTEVRFRYPRDLNELARHAIGGALGEAPSRPAFPYHVWEERTTPGGLRPAGSPPDMSLEGVTGSPFPLPAAGAERGGDLPFAERGSDATGERFFSSLLPIGQVLATYLVCEEPGGIVLVDQHAADERIVFSRLKDRYLGKGAPTQRWLDPVEVALPGVLSEADERSAVETFLARTGFSFEPAGGERIRLTGGPAALPGFDARRWWEELCESLRAQETLPKDLFDADRELWRMACHTAVRGGERVTTERARLLLAELDAAVAAHSCPHGRPVWIRISRARLDALFHRTG